A stretch of the Bdellovibrio sp. 22V genome encodes the following:
- a CDS encoding lysophospholipid acyltransferase family protein: MDRTNNIMKNFLKKPNEKIFGLRNLDRDTLIFRVLPRFLLEILRKYFRLEIEGIENIPRRGAVIIAPNHSGYSGFDAFLLGHVIQQEAKRIPRVLTHHFWFLTETTAIPAQKMGFTEATYENGVNALKKGNAIVLFPEGEHGNFKPTSQRYQLQEFKRGFVRMALETQCPIVPVVILGAEETHINLKQLKFTKFLKGSVIPLPLNVIPLPAKWRIRFLEPIYLPYKASAVEDAELVHDIAQDIQEKMQTAVKEEIRKRGGAFL, encoded by the coding sequence ATGGATAGAACTAATAACATCATGAAGAATTTCTTGAAGAAACCCAACGAAAAAATTTTTGGTCTTCGGAACCTTGACCGAGACACTCTGATTTTTCGTGTTCTGCCGCGTTTTCTTTTAGAGATCCTCCGCAAGTATTTCCGTCTCGAGATCGAGGGCATTGAGAACATCCCCCGACGCGGAGCTGTTATCATCGCTCCCAACCACTCGGGGTATTCCGGTTTCGATGCCTTTCTTTTAGGCCACGTCATTCAGCAAGAGGCAAAACGAATCCCGCGCGTTTTGACTCATCACTTTTGGTTTCTAACCGAGACCACGGCGATCCCCGCGCAAAAAATGGGTTTCACGGAAGCGACTTATGAAAATGGCGTAAATGCTCTTAAAAAAGGGAATGCGATCGTGCTTTTTCCTGAAGGCGAGCATGGCAACTTCAAGCCGACATCACAGCGCTATCAACTGCAAGAATTCAAACGCGGTTTTGTGCGCATGGCTTTGGAAACGCAATGTCCGATTGTGCCTGTTGTGATTCTTGGCGCCGAAGAGACGCACATTAATTTGAAACAGCTCAAGTTCACGAAGTTTTTGAAAGGCTCCGTAATCCCGCTCCCCTTGAACGTGATTCCATTACCTGCGAAGTGGCGCATCCGTTTCCTGGAGCCGATCTACCTTCCGTACAAAGCTTCCGCCGTCGAAGACGCCGAACTCGTGCACGACATTGCTCAAGACATCCAAGAAAAAATGCAAACAGCCGTCAAAGAAGAAATCCGCAAACGCGGCGGCGCCTTCCTCTAA